In Streptomyces sp. ML-6, the genomic stretch GTCCGCGGTGGCGGATCACGCCCTCACGCCCGCATTCCTTCATCTCTCCCGAGATGCACAGCTCGTTCTCGGACATCTCGACGTCGATGTCCTCGCGGCGGATGCCCGGCACCTCGCATTCGACCACGTATGACTCGTCGGTCTCGTGCAGGTCCGCCAGGGGAGCCCAGGCCATTGCCCCGGCCAGGGGCGACCTGGCCGCACTGGAACCCAGGTACTCGCTCATCCGCTCGAACAGTTCCTCCATGTCGGACGCCATCGGCTCCCGCCAGGGGAATCCACGCTCCATCAGGCTGCCGTGCCGGTGCCGTATGGGTAGCGTCATCGCGCTTCGCCTCCGCGCCTGATCGCAAAATCACCTGTTTCTTCCATGCTGATCCCCCTCGGCCCTGGCAGCGACTCGGGAGTGGCTCCCCCGTGCCGGTCCGCCCAGTCGGCCGGTCGGTCACCGTACGTGAAGGCCGGAGACCAGCTGCAAGCGATTGACCGGCCATCAGGTGTCAGGCGTCCTCAGCGACATCCTCCACCGTGCGGCCGGACCGCACCGACGCCGGCTGGGAACTCACAGGATTGCGACGGGCATCAGCCCCCGCATCGGAAACCTTCACCAGGATCCACCGCTCCTGCCCTCGCTGCCCCGTACGCGTCAGCGCGTAGCCGCCGTGGAGCTTCTCCCCCTCCAGCCACACCTTGATGTGCCCTTCGTCCACCCCCTTGGTCAGGGGAACCTTCTTGCCGTCGCGCTCGGTCAGGTTCCGGTACGTCCCCGTGTCCCAGACGATGACCGGCCCGGCGCCGTACTCGCCCTCCGGGATGACGCCTTCGAAGTCCAGGTAGCCCACGGGGTGGTCCTCGGTGCGCACGGCCAGGCGCTTCTCGCGCGGGTTGGTGGAGAGCCCCTTCGGTACGGCCCAGGACTTCAGCACGCCACCCGCCTCGAGCCGGAAGTCGTAGTGCAGGGAGGACGCGGCATGCTTCTGCACGACGAAGTGCCGCCTGCCCGCTCTGCGCGGGCTGCCGCCCATCGGCTCGGGCGTCCGGCCGGTATGCCGTTTGGAACGGTACTTCTCCAGTGAGTTCTCGGCCTTGCCGGGCATCGTCCATGACTCCTCTCGCACAGGAGTGGGCCAGAAGTGCCGCCGCTCGTCCCCGGTGAGGGCGATGGCGGCCACCGGTTCGGCTCCCACGTCCGCGCAACGCACCGTCCGTGCAACGCGCCGTCCGCGTAACGCACCACCCCCGTACCCGACATGCGTTCAGGCCGAAGCCGCGGAACGCACCTCCTCGGCCACCCGTTCGTCGAGGGCCGCTCGGACCAGTCCTGCGGCCAGTCGTGGCAGATCGGCGGCTTCCACGAGGGAGGCCAGTGTCCCGGGAGACGTGGACAGCCCGAGCCGCTCCGCCCCGTCCAGGGCCTTGCGGTCCAGGTAGGGGGAGAACTCCGGCCACAGCCCCTGGACCTCCCGCAGGAAGATGTTCACCCCGGTGGGACCGATGCCGGGGAACTCCCGCAGCAGCTTCTCGGGGTCCGTGCCCTCGCGCAGGCGGCGCAGGTCACCCTGGTAGCGCCCCAGCAACAGCTCTGCTCCGTCGCCGAGTTGGGTGGAGGTCCGCTCGTCGTAGCGGCG encodes the following:
- a CDS encoding endonuclease; translation: MGKKNEAVVRTLLDRHGRTYAAQAGIRLRNTPAPLYQLLVLSLLLSARIRADTAVAAARALFAAGMRDARRMAEATWQQRVDALGEGGYRRYDERTSTQLGDGAELLLGRYQGDLRRLREGTDPEKLLREFPGIGPTGVNIFLREVQGLWPEFSPYLDRKALDGAERLGLSTSPGTLASLVEAADLPRLAAGLVRAALDERVAEEVRSAASA
- a CDS encoding Hsp20/alpha crystallin family protein; the encoded protein is MTLPIRHRHGSLMERGFPWREPMASDMEELFERMSEYLGSSAARSPLAGAMAWAPLADLHETDESYVVECEVPGIRREDIDVEMSENELCISGEMKECGREGVIRHRGRPTGRFEYRATLPTNVKADEVRANLSEGVLTVTIPKAQGTRPRHIEIEG
- a CDS encoding DNA polymerase ligase N-terminal domain-containing protein, yielding MGAEPVAAIALTGDERRHFWPTPVREESWTMPGKAENSLEKYRSKRHTGRTPEPMGGSPRRAGRRHFVVQKHAASSLHYDFRLEAGGVLKSWAVPKGLSTNPREKRLAVRTEDHPVGYLDFEGVIPEGEYGAGPVIVWDTGTYRNLTERDGKKVPLTKGVDEGHIKVWLEGEKLHGGYALTRTGQRGQERWILVKVSDAGADARRNPVSSQPASVRSGRTVEDVAEDA